In Coregonus clupeaformis isolate EN_2021a chromosome 15, ASM2061545v1, whole genome shotgun sequence, one genomic interval encodes:
- the LOC121583377 gene encoding centrin-3-like yields MMSLSLRTELAVDKTKRKKRRELTEEQKLEIKEAFELFDTDKDKEIDYHELKVAMRALGFEVKKVDVLKILKDYDREGNGKITFDDFNEVVTDRMLERNPKEEILKAFKLFDDDDSGRISMRNLRRVARELGENITDEELRSMIDEFDTDGDGEINQEEFVSIMTGDS; encoded by the exons ATGATGAGTCTGTCTTTAAG GACTGAGCTGGCAGTGGATAAAACCAAgcggaagaagaggagagagctgaCTGAGGAGCAAAAGCTTGAAATCAAAGAGGCGTTTGAGCTGTTCGACACAGACAAAGACAAAGAGATAGACTACCATGAACTCAAG gTGGCAATGAGAGCTCTGGGTTTTGAGGTGAAGAAAGTGGATGTGCTGAAGATACTAAAAGATTACGACAGAGAGGGCAATGGCAAAATAACTTTTGATGACTTTAATGAAGTTG TGACAGACCGTATGCTGGAGCGGAACCCTAAGGAGGAGATCCTGAAGGCCTTTAAGCTGTTTGATGATGACGACTCAGGGAGGATCAGCATGAGGAACCTGAGACGTGTGGCCAGAGAGCTTGGAGAGAATATCACAGATGAGGAGCTACGCAGCATGATAGATGAGTTCGATACAGACGGAGACGGAGAGA tcAACCAGGAGGAGTTTGTTTCCATAATGACTGGAGACTCCTGA